GTCATAATTTTATTGAAAGCGTCCTTGTTGGCTACTTTCATATTAAAGATCCATTTAGAAGAAGGTGTTTCGGTAGAGTCTCCTTCGAAATAAGGATTAGGTTTTTTAGTGATCGCGAAATCAGAAGCTACGTATACCAGCTGACCATCAAATGCGTTCAGCAGATCGTCCATGGTGAGGCCGGAGCGCTGAGAGAGGCCCATATTAACCAGGCCGTCCATGCCAACAGATTTGATGATTTCACCCACCATATGGAAATCGAAACCATAAGCAGCGAAGCCGGTAATATTACCACCAGGGTATTTTTCCAGCATGCTCATATCAATTTCTCTTTTACCATATTTTTTGTAGATGGCCAGCATTTCCTTACCCATGTAGCTATTGACAGCTGCGGAGATTTTACCTTTCTCGAAATCAACGGTTGCGGTAACAGCGCTACCATCCATGAGTTTTTTGAAGTTGGCAGGCAGCATTGTCATCATACCGCTGTTGTAGATAGCTTCGGTATTGATGAACATGCCCATGTCCGCTTTTTCTTTCAGGAGTTTTTTGAAAGGCTCCAGGGTACCGGCGGTTTCGTTTTCTTTCAGGTGATAGATATGATCTGCTTCCGTGATGAGGGCTGCTGCTTCTGCAGGAACATCAGCGGTTACATTCGCAGTAGCTGCCGGTTTTGCAGAATCTGCTGCATTTTCTTCACCATCAGGAGAAGGCAGACCGTTTGCACCAGGAAGGTTGTTCAGTTTATTGGTATTGAGATTTACCAGGTAGATCAGCGTTTTATCGTTCCAGGTAATCAGGCCATTGCTTTTATCGTCCCAGGTATATTTAAAGTCTTTACCTGCTTTTACGTTATAGCTTTTGAGGTTTGTTTTCAGGAAGCTTTCGAATTTGCCGGCATCTTTCAGGGAAGCGGTAATTTCGGCGTAAGACTTATTATCATTGATGGTACCTCTTACGATAACAGAAGCGAAGAAGTTGCTGGTCAGGTCGATGCCGGAGTTCTGGGCATCTTTCCAAGATTTGGACATGGCGTCTGCAGTATCTTTGGACTGAGCGGCAGCCATGAGTTTATCCATAGTGAGGCCTTCAGTAAGCAGCTTCTGGCTTATCTGTTTGGCATTAATTTCGAAGATAACCCCTGCTTCTTTAGGGATATATTTACTTTCTTCTGGCACTTTGGAGCAGGCCGATAACAAGACCGCGGCTGTGCCAGCGGTTAACAACAATTTGGAAATGGTTTTTTTCATAAATGCTTATAATATATTAGGACTATAGAATGCGTACAGTTAGCAATCGGCGATGATGGGAAATCAGGAGTCACAATAACCGGGCATCACAAATCAACAGGGACAACTAACGACATTCCCACAATCGTGGTATTTTACGACATCAAAAGTACGTATATTTTTGTAGCTTATATGTCTATTTTTCCCTGGCCTTTACAATAATTTCTTTACCGATATAGTTAATACCTTTGTTACAGCTATGAAAATTTTCACTAAAACCATCGAAAAACCGTTATGTACCTGATCTTATTACAATACATCCGTCCTGTAGCGGCTGTAGAGCACTTTATGGAGGCACACACTGCTTTTTTGCAGAAGTATTATGAGTCCGGCAAATTCATTCTTTCCGGGCGCCGTAAGCCTAAATCTGGTTCACTGATACTTTGTAAGGCATCCAGCCGAAAAGAGGTTGAGGAAATCATGAAGGAAGATCCGTTGGAGAAATATCAGCTGGCGCTTTACGAGATAATAGAGTTCGAGCCGACTACGTACGCTACGGTTCAGGAGAAATAGCCAACAGACATAGAGAGCGCGACAATAGACGAATCACCAGGCCAGCTTTTATACCCACTCTTTCTATCTATCCCCGTTATTTCATAAAGTAGATGACTTTTGTAAGCCATTTGCTGGAATCTTTTTCATTGGCCGGATCTGTTACATACATTTCCATTATCGGAAGAACAATTTTCTTTCCGTTATCGTCTGCGTATTCGTGCAGGGCTACGTGTGCGTTGGCAATTTTGTCATAAGGCCCGTAATAATCAACGTAATACGCTTTAGCTGCCGGCAGTTTTATTATCTGTATACCACCACCTTTCAGGATGCTGCCTTCGGGCACTGGCACCGCTGCGGCCATATCTGCCTGATGCGTAATTGTATCCCAGGCAAAGAACAGGCCGCAGGGCACCCCTGGCTGTAATTTGGCAGCAGTAGCTGCGATATATATTTGTTTCAGGTTATTTCTGTAGAAGGCGGTAATGCCTTTTTGAGGGATAGATTTGCGTATAGCCGCGTACGTCGTGGCCGGATAATTCATTTCTTTCACCGTTTCATTCACTCCATTAGGACTGCCGGGGCCTCTTTTATCGGCCTCAGCCATACTTTTAAGGTTGTTTAAACCTTTCTGGAAGTCGGACGAAAAGGCGCCTTTCATAATCCAGCTCATCAGGTTCTGCGGGCGGTTGTACCTGGCGTCAAAACTCCAGACTACCTTGGTTTTCTTTCCTGCTTCAAAGAGGTTAAAGGAAACGTCGGCTTCTGATTTAAAAGGT
This window of the Chitinophaga sp. Cy-1792 genome carries:
- a CDS encoding DUF4836 family protein, which gives rise to MKKTISKLLLTAGTAAVLLSACSKVPEESKYIPKEAGVIFEINAKQISQKLLTEGLTMDKLMAAAQSKDTADAMSKSWKDAQNSGIDLTSNFFASVIVRGTINDNKSYAEITASLKDAGKFESFLKTNLKSYNVKAGKDFKYTWDDKSNGLITWNDKTLIYLVNLNTNKLNNLPGANGLPSPDGEENAADSAKPAATANVTADVPAEAAALITEADHIYHLKENETAGTLEPFKKLLKEKADMGMFINTEAIYNSGMMTMLPANFKKLMDGSAVTATVDFEKGKISAAVNSYMGKEMLAIYKKYGKREIDMSMLEKYPGGNITGFAAYGFDFHMVGEIIKSVGMDGLVNMGLSQRSGLTMDDLLNAFDGQLVYVASDFAITKKPNPYFEGDSTETPSSKWIFNMKVANKDAFNKIMTSPLFQGMLTKQGDKYVLANPDMAAQFPAMSLTEKSVTLGSDQALLDQYLGGKGKIELPDGIAAKVKGSMFGGWVDLQKVMATIPEDKVDEDEKPMMIRVKSLFKDLTMVAQPVSGDVQTGQVILNFKDESKNSLVQLVELGTEVAKMKQAKDEKRKKDQAAEDSLLQLVPADTQAH
- a CDS encoding YciI family protein, which gives rise to MYLILLQYIRPVAAVEHFMEAHTAFLQKYYESGKFILSGRRKPKSGSLILCKASSRKEVEEIMKEDPLEKYQLALYEIIEFEPTTYATVQEK
- a CDS encoding SRPBCC family protein produces the protein MKALKTFAWIIGVLVFLFLVLIFIAPTRMHVEATVEIDAPASIVWNDIVRFEKFNEWSAWKQMDSTTTYTILGDDGTVGATYSWNGKKIGEGKLQHLSLEPYKLVQQKLTFIKPFKSEADVSFNLFEAGKKTKVVWSFDARYNRPQNLMSWIMKGAFSSDFQKGLNNLKSMAEADKRGPGSPNGVNETVKEMNYPATTYAAIRKSIPQKGITAFYRNNLKQIYIAATAAKLQPGVPCGLFFAWDTITHQADMAAAVPVPEGSILKGGGIQIIKLPAAKAYYVDYYGPYDKIANAHVALHEYADDNGKKIVLPIMEMYVTDPANEKDSSKWLTKVIYFMK